One window from the genome of Paracoccus marcusii encodes:
- a CDS encoding AI-2E family transporter, with product MDHSNETVLRERLQTGFLGLIAFSLLMFMLVQAKFILISLAIAIILFSLTSDAIHAISTRLRVPNWLATTLALIGIALGLLWVSTTIVAQVNEVVFLAISYAERAQAALPALTERLGPEAQERIITALTNFNITGWIRSLAGQASGLLSGSVLVILFVGFMFAEQVWFPLKIERLANDADHARQIRRIIASIMHRVNRYLVVKTGVSAVTASIVWLIFWTMGLELATAVALLTFVLNFIPSVGSIIATLIAVLLAFVLTGDPTATVIVGVLCAVTQFLIGNIIDPMLLGQTLRLSSFGIILSLAFWGAIWGVPGMFLAVPIMVALMIICAHIPWLRGVAVMLSREGLPDDGDNDVQSDRMAA from the coding sequence TTGGACCATTCGAACGAGACCGTGCTGAGAGAGCGCCTGCAGACCGGGTTTCTGGGGCTGATCGCATTCTCGCTGCTGATGTTCATGCTGGTGCAGGCCAAGTTCATCCTGATCTCTCTGGCGATCGCGATCATCCTGTTCTCGCTGACTTCGGATGCGATTCATGCCATCTCGACCCGGCTTCGGGTGCCGAACTGGTTGGCAACCACGCTGGCGCTGATCGGGATCGCGCTTGGGCTGCTGTGGGTGTCGACCACCATCGTCGCGCAGGTGAACGAGGTGGTGTTCCTGGCGATCAGCTATGCCGAACGGGCGCAGGCCGCCCTGCCCGCCCTGACCGAGCGTCTTGGCCCCGAGGCACAGGAACGCATCATCACGGCGCTGACCAACTTCAACATCACCGGCTGGATCCGGTCGTTGGCGGGACAGGCCTCCGGGCTGTTGTCGGGCAGCGTGCTGGTGATCCTGTTCGTGGGATTCATGTTCGCCGAACAGGTGTGGTTCCCGCTGAAGATCGAGCGTTTGGCCAATGATGCCGACCATGCGCGCCAGATCCGCCGCATCATCGCGTCCATCATGCACCGCGTGAACCGCTATCTGGTGGTCAAGACCGGGGTCAGCGCGGTCACGGCCTCGATCGTCTGGCTGATCTTCTGGACGATGGGGCTGGAGCTGGCCACCGCGGTGGCCCTTCTGACCTTCGTCCTGAACTTCATCCCGTCGGTCGGGTCGATCATCGCGACGCTGATCGCGGTCCTTCTGGCCTTCGTGCTGACCGGCGATCCGACGGCCACGGTGATCGTGGGCGTGCTGTGCGCGGTCACGCAGTTCCTGATCGGAAACATCATCGATCCGATGCTGCTGGGCCAGACGCTGCGGCTGTCCAGTTTCGGCATCATCCTGTCGCTTGCCTTCTGGGGGGCGATCTGGGGGGTGCCGGGGATGTTCCTGGCGGTTCCGATCATGGTCGCGCTGATGATCATCTGCGCCCATATCCCCTGGCTGCGGGGCGTCGCCGTGATGCTGTCGCGCGAAGGGTTGCCCGATGACGGTGACAACGACGTCCAATCTGACCGGATGGCGGCCTGA
- a CDS encoding DUF3772 domain-containing protein codes for MRHLIATLLVALLALTAAPAIAQSVNYDTWNQVAERAESLTANPQATNEELARTRARIVDWRDRLQEGQNANGDRIATLRNQIEALGPAPAEGATEDEEVANRRTELNQQLSTAQAPRIAATEATSRANSIIGQIDEIVRQRQALELAKQTPSPVLPASWAAAATDGLALLEGVGGEVSGQDATPEIWADLRPRLPYVAGYLIAALLILTYGRAWIVALPTRLSSRASEYSKAVLAFVVSLGQIAVPMAGVYLGISAIQATGLPGPWTTPFLNALPVAAVILFGGIWMARALFPRTAIAYTSLQMTEEARVSAGRMVQTLALLMAIHHILSRAMLPLSGLYEQGEAQVGRVPVQFGEASAGVWHLVLIVLAALAMFRLGNILRRLTRDAVTQDLSYRHWIAAWAGRLTRIIAPIAVLLTAAGFVNLGNLLVWPWLFSLALVGLLILLQDFTADLFNMMQRGAEGAREGLAPLLTGFGLVLASIPIFLIIWGSSGAELAEYWVRFRQGISLGGVNLSPGAILTFLIIFAIGYALTRGVQGMLRTSILPKTRLDAGGQNAVVSGLGYVGIFLAALLAITSAGIDMSSFAIVAGALSVGIGFGLQNIVSNFVSGIILLIERPVSVGDWISAGGQQGIVKKISVRATLVETFDKTEVIVPNSDLISQPVTNWTRHNKVGRIIIPVGVAYGSDTKKVENVLREIVEDHPLVSIDPAPAILFRGLGADALNFEIRAILADVGTGLGVTSDLLHSIVQRFGAEGIEIPFAQRDIWLRNPEALPGQSHGPAARNAQPGALTAPTTVSPELTRDDADEAPGLPDDGDSR; via the coding sequence ATGCGACATCTGATTGCAACGCTTCTGGTGGCGCTGCTGGCCCTGACAGCCGCGCCCGCCATCGCCCAATCCGTAAACTATGACACCTGGAACCAGGTTGCCGAACGCGCCGAGTCGCTGACCGCGAACCCCCAGGCCACCAACGAGGAGCTGGCCCGCACGCGGGCGCGGATCGTCGACTGGCGGGATCGGCTGCAGGAGGGTCAGAACGCCAACGGCGACCGCATCGCCACCCTGCGCAACCAGATCGAGGCCCTTGGCCCCGCGCCCGCAGAAGGCGCGACCGAGGACGAGGAGGTCGCAAACCGGCGGACCGAGCTGAACCAGCAGCTGTCCACCGCCCAGGCCCCCCGCATCGCCGCGACCGAGGCCACCAGCCGTGCAAACTCCATCATCGGCCAGATCGACGAGATCGTGCGGCAACGTCAGGCGCTGGAACTGGCCAAGCAGACGCCTTCTCCGGTGCTGCCCGCATCGTGGGCCGCGGCGGCGACGGACGGCCTTGCGCTGCTGGAGGGCGTCGGAGGAGAGGTGTCGGGCCAGGACGCGACGCCCGAAATCTGGGCCGACCTGCGTCCCCGGCTGCCCTATGTGGCGGGCTATCTAATCGCGGCGCTGCTGATCCTGACCTATGGCCGGGCATGGATCGTGGCGCTGCCCACCCGCCTGTCCAGCCGGGCGTCGGAATATTCCAAGGCGGTGCTGGCCTTCGTCGTGTCCCTGGGCCAGATCGCCGTGCCGATGGCGGGTGTCTATCTGGGCATCAGCGCCATCCAGGCCACCGGTCTGCCCGGACCCTGGACGACGCCCTTCCTGAACGCACTGCCGGTGGCGGCAGTGATCCTGTTCGGCGGGATCTGGATGGCCCGTGCGCTGTTTCCGCGCACCGCCATCGCCTATACCTCGCTGCAGATGACCGAGGAGGCCCGCGTCTCTGCAGGTCGCATGGTCCAGACGCTGGCCCTGCTGATGGCCATCCACCACATCCTGTCGCGCGCCATGCTGCCGCTGTCGGGCCTATATGAACAGGGCGAGGCGCAGGTCGGCCGTGTCCCCGTCCAGTTCGGAGAGGCCTCGGCCGGCGTCTGGCACCTTGTGCTGATCGTGCTGGCCGCGCTGGCGATGTTCCGGCTTGGCAACATCCTGCGGCGGCTGACGCGCGATGCCGTGACGCAGGACCTGTCCTATCGCCACTGGATCGCGGCTTGGGCTGGTCGCCTGACGCGCATCATCGCGCCGATCGCGGTGCTGCTGACGGCGGCCGGTTTCGTCAACCTGGGCAACCTTCTGGTCTGGCCGTGGCTGTTCTCGCTGGCGCTGGTGGGGCTGCTGATCCTGCTGCAGGACTTCACCGCCGACCTGTTCAACATGATGCAGCGCGGGGCCGAAGGCGCACGCGAGGGGCTGGCCCCGTTGCTGACCGGGTTCGGCCTGGTCCTGGCGTCGATCCCGATCTTCCTGATCATCTGGGGGTCGTCCGGCGCCGAGCTTGCCGAATACTGGGTCCGGTTCCGCCAGGGCATCAGCCTGGGCGGGGTGAACCTGTCGCCGGGTGCGATCCTGACCTTCCTGATCATCTTCGCCATCGGCTATGCGCTGACGCGCGGGGTGCAGGGGATGCTGCGCACCTCGATCCTGCCCAAGACACGGCTGGATGCGGGCGGGCAGAATGCCGTGGTGTCGGGCCTGGGCTATGTCGGGATCTTCCTGGCGGCGCTGTTGGCCATCACCTCGGCCGGGATCGACATGTCGTCCTTTGCGATCGTCGCGGGTGCGCTGTCGGTCGGTATCGGTTTCGGCCTGCAGAACATCGTGTCGAACTTCGTCAGCGGGATCATCCTGCTGATCGAGCGTCCGGTCAGCGTCGGCGACTGGATCAGCGCCGGCGGCCAGCAGGGCATCGTCAAGAAGATCTCGGTCCGCGCCACCTTGGTCGAGACCTTCGACAAGACCGAGGTGATTGTCCCGAACAGCGACCTGATCAGCCAGCCGGTGACCAACTGGACGCGTCACAACAAGGTCGGCCGGATCATCATCCCCGTCGGTGTTGCCTATGGCAGCGATACGAAGAAGGTCGAGAATGTCCTGCGCGAGATCGTCGAGGATCACCCGTTGGTCTCCATCGACCCGGCACCGGCGATCCTGTTCCGGGGCCTGGGGGCAGATGCCCTGAACTTCGAGATCCGGGCGATCCTGGCGGATGTCGGCACGGGGCTGGGCGTGACGTCGGACCTGCTGCACTCCATCGTCCAGCGCTTCGGCGCAGAGGGAATCGAGATCCCCTTCGCACAACGCGACATCTGGTTGCGCAACCCCGAAGCGCTGCCCGGTCAGTCGCACGGGCCGGCAGCGCGAAACGCGCAGCCGGGTGCCCTGACGGCACCCACGACCGTCAGCCCCGAACTGACCCGCGATGATGCCGATGAGGCGCCGGGCCTGCCGGACGACGGTGACAGCCGCTGA
- a CDS encoding cysteine synthase A encodes MRIYSDLADAIGNTPLIRLNRASEETGCEILGKAEFMNPGQSVKDRAALYIIKDAVARGALRPGGTIVEGTAGNTGIGLALVGASMGFKSVIVIPETQSQEKKDMLRLAGATLVEVPAAPYKNPNNYVRYSGRLAEALARTEPNGAIWANQFDNVANRQAHVETTGPEIWKQTDGKVDGFICAVGSGGTLAGVADALQPKGVKIGLADPEGAALHSFYTTGEFDSPGSSITEGIGQGRITANLEGFTPDYSWRISDEEALPIVFDLLKDEGLCLGGSSGINIAGAIRMAREMGPGHTIVTILCDYGTRYQTKLFNPDFLRAKGLPVPEWLTRPAPDLPQVYED; translated from the coding sequence ATGCGAATCTATTCTGATCTGGCCGACGCGATCGGCAACACCCCGTTGATCCGCCTGAACCGCGCCAGCGAGGAGACCGGCTGCGAGATCCTCGGCAAGGCCGAATTCATGAACCCCGGCCAGTCGGTCAAGGACCGCGCGGCGCTGTACATCATCAAGGATGCGGTCGCGCGCGGCGCGCTGCGCCCCGGCGGCACCATCGTCGAGGGGACGGCCGGCAATACCGGCATCGGCCTGGCCTTGGTCGGCGCATCGATGGGGTTCAAGTCGGTGATCGTCATCCCCGAGACCCAAAGCCAGGAAAAGAAGGACATGCTGCGGCTGGCCGGCGCGACCCTGGTCGAGGTTCCGGCCGCCCCCTACAAGAACCCCAACAACTATGTCCGATATTCCGGCCGTCTGGCCGAGGCGCTGGCGCGCACCGAGCCGAACGGGGCCATCTGGGCCAACCAGTTCGACAACGTGGCCAACCGCCAGGCCCATGTCGAGACGACCGGACCCGAGATCTGGAAGCAGACCGACGGCAAGGTCGACGGGTTCATCTGCGCGGTGGGCTCCGGCGGCACGCTGGCGGGCGTCGCGGACGCGCTGCAGCCCAAGGGCGTCAAGATCGGCCTTGCCGATCCCGAAGGCGCGGCCCTGCATTCGTTCTACACCACCGGAGAGTTCGACAGCCCCGGCAGTTCGATCACCGAAGGCATCGGCCAGGGCCGCATCACGGCCAACCTGGAGGGGTTCACCCCCGATTACAGCTGGCGCATCTCCGATGAGGAAGCGCTGCCCATCGTCTTCGACCTGCTGAAGGACGAGGGGCTGTGCCTGGGCGGATCGTCCGGCATCAACATCGCGGGCGCCATCCGCATGGCGCGCGAGATGGGGCCGGGCCATACGATCGTCACCATCCTGTGCGATTACGGAACCCGCTATCAGACAAAGCTGTTCAACCCCGACTTTCTGCGCGCCAAGGGCCTTCCCGTACCGGAATGGCTGACCCGTCCGGCGCCGGATCTGCCGCAGGTATACGAAGACTGA
- a CDS encoding NUDIX domain-containing protein yields MIVVVGALAQPQLGAVLGLDGTPVEVPGVLTGGHRAGVVLDGWPALLPAPGSVPGLAIQPTPQLDRYAAVMGLTVQEVGGMQVMGIGPGPAADHAPIVDRDAIAAEIAVQILQAPEGTGADLLAWRLPMMGIWAGSRLRARASAPSGQGIVSQRPADALRVQQRSQPFLGFFGVERQVLTHALHQGGETAPMTREAFLSGDAAVMLPWDPVRDRVLVIEQFRMAPALRGDPQPWLLEPVAGRVDAGETPEAAILREAREEAGLQVTRLIPAFNAYPSPGALCEFLYHYVGIADLPDGCAGVHGLDSEAEDIRGHLMDRETLSALVDAGQIANGPLATLSLWLDARRDRLRAQV; encoded by the coding sequence TTGATCGTCGTCGTCGGCGCATTGGCGCAGCCGCAGCTGGGCGCGGTGCTGGGCCTTGACGGAACGCCCGTCGAGGTACCGGGTGTCCTGACCGGCGGCCACCGGGCGGGGGTCGTGCTTGACGGCTGGCCCGCGCTGCTGCCTGCGCCGGGGTCGGTCCCGGGGTTGGCCATACAGCCGACGCCGCAGCTGGATCGCTATGCCGCGGTGATGGGCCTGACGGTGCAGGAGGTGGGCGGGATGCAGGTCATGGGCATCGGACCCGGACCCGCCGCGGATCACGCCCCGATCGTCGACCGTGACGCGATCGCCGCCGAAATCGCAGTCCAGATCCTGCAGGCACCCGAAGGGACCGGGGCAGACCTGCTGGCATGGCGGCTGCCGATGATGGGGATCTGGGCGGGCAGCCGGCTGCGCGCCCGCGCATCGGCGCCGTCGGGGCAGGGCATCGTCTCGCAGCGTCCGGCCGATGCGTTGCGCGTTCAGCAGCGCAGTCAGCCGTTCCTGGGGTTCTTCGGGGTCGAGCGGCAGGTGCTGACCCATGCCCTGCATCAGGGCGGCGAGACCGCCCCCATGACCCGCGAGGCGTTCCTGTCGGGCGATGCTGCCGTCATGCTGCCTTGGGACCCTGTCCGCGACCGCGTTCTGGTGATCGAGCAGTTCCGCATGGCCCCCGCCCTTCGCGGCGATCCGCAGCCATGGCTGCTGGAGCCGGTCGCGGGTCGCGTGGACGCCGGTGAGACCCCCGAGGCCGCGATCCTGCGCGAGGCGCGGGAGGAAGCGGGGCTGCAGGTCACGCGGCTGATCCCGGCCTTCAACGCCTATCCCAGCCCCGGCGCGCTGTGCGAGTTTCTGTATCACTATGTCGGCATCGCGGACTTGCCGGACGGCTGCGCCGGTGTCCACGGGCTGGATTCCGAGGCGGAGGATATTCGCGGCCACCTGATGGACCGCGAAACGCTGTCCGCGCTGGTGGATGCGGGACAGATCGCCAATGGGCCGCTGGCCACCCTGTCCCTGTGGCTGGACGCGCGGCGGGACCGGCTGCGGGCGCAGGTCTGA
- a CDS encoding histidine phosphatase family protein has product MRHGETLWNVEGRLQGRGDSPLSDRGIRQAGWLAHLTRGIDGFCVSSPLGRADQTARIVFGDRFRHDARLSEICVGEFAGHLERDLRRSHPDLFRGGDLAWYDRCPGGEGFAALEVRCCAFLMDLTGPTLVVTHGITLRMLRCLALGQAPAHLAQGVIHQGGIHVIRNGAETVTRHADDV; this is encoded by the coding sequence ATGCGTCATGGCGAGACGCTGTGGAACGTCGAAGGGCGCCTGCAGGGCCGCGGCGATTCCCCCTTGTCCGACCGCGGGATACGTCAGGCCGGATGGCTGGCGCATCTGACGCGCGGGATCGATGGCTTTTGCGTCTCCAGCCCGCTTGGACGGGCCGACCAGACGGCGCGGATCGTGTTTGGCGACAGGTTCCGGCATGATGCGCGCCTCTCCGAAATTTGCGTGGGTGAATTTGCGGGGCACCTGGAGCGCGATCTGCGCCGCAGCCATCCTGACCTGTTCCGCGGTGGCGATTTGGCGTGGTACGACCGCTGCCCGGGTGGCGAGGGGTTCGCCGCACTGGAGGTGCGGTGCTGCGCGTTCCTGATGGACCTGACCGGCCCCACGCTGGTCGTGACCCATGGCATCACCCTGCGCATGCTGCGCTGCCTTGCCTTGGGCCAAGCCCCCGCGCATCTGGCCCAGGGGGTGATTCACCAAGGCGGCATCCACGTGATCCGCAACGGTGCGGAAACCGTGACGCGCCACGCGGATGATGTCTGA
- a CDS encoding DUF1489 family protein, with product MTTSLHLMKLCVGAEGPDELAAWQTRFGSGPARHVTRMWPKREAELLEGGSIFWVFKGVMMARQRILTLERVEGADGIQRCGIVLDRDLVRVAAVPRRPFQGWRYLAAADAPPDLPAGRALEEALPPAIAAALADMGLR from the coding sequence ATGACGACAAGCCTTCACCTGATGAAACTGTGCGTGGGTGCCGAAGGCCCCGATGAGCTGGCTGCGTGGCAGACCCGGTTCGGGTCCGGCCCGGCGCGTCACGTAACGCGCATGTGGCCCAAGCGCGAGGCGGAGCTGCTGGAAGGCGGGTCGATCTTCTGGGTTTTCAAGGGCGTCATGATGGCCCGCCAGCGCATCCTGACCCTGGAACGGGTCGAGGGTGCCGACGGTATCCAGCGCTGCGGCATCGTGCTGGACCGCGACCTGGTTCGGGTTGCGGCCGTTCCGCGCCGTCCGTTCCAAGGCTGGCGTTATCTGGCCGCGGCGGATGCGCCACCGGACCTGCCCGCAGGCCGCGCGCTGGAGGAGGCCTTGCCCCCCGCCATCGCTGCCGCCTTGGCTGACATGGGCCTGCGGTGA
- the tig gene encoding trigger factor, with the protein MQVKETQNDGLQRGYQFTLPAADLAKAVDAKLKEAQPEVEMKGFRKGKVPMAMLKKQFGPRILGEAMQDAIDGALKDHLEKSGDRPAAQPKVEMENGETWKEGNDVVVNVTYETLPAIPEVDLTALSLEKLTVPAEDAAVTEALENLAKSSQSFEDRKKGSKAKDGDQVTIDFKGFVDGEAFEGGAAEDYPLVLGSNSFIPGFEDQLVGVKAGDEVKVEVKFPEEYGAPHLAGKDATFECTVKAVKAPKEAEIDDELAKKFGADDLDGLKKQITERLEAEYAGAARAIMKRSLLDQLDAAVKFDLPKSLVEAEAAQIAHQLWHEENPEVQGHNHDAIEPTEEHKTLAERRVRLGLLLAEIGQKAEVTVTDQEMTQAVLRAARQYPGQERQFFEFIQQNQAAQQQLRAPIFEDKVVDLIAEKAKVEEKTVTKAELEKAVEALDEL; encoded by the coding sequence ATGCAGGTCAAGGAAACGCAGAACGACGGTCTTCAGCGCGGGTATCAGTTCACGCTGCCCGCAGCAGACCTGGCCAAAGCCGTCGACGCCAAGCTGAAAGAAGCTCAGCCGGAAGTCGAGATGAAGGGCTTTCGCAAGGGCAAGGTGCCCATGGCGATGCTGAAGAAGCAGTTCGGCCCGCGCATCCTGGGCGAGGCCATGCAGGACGCCATCGACGGCGCGCTGAAGGACCACCTGGAGAAGTCGGGCGACCGCCCCGCCGCCCAGCCTAAGGTCGAGATGGAGAACGGCGAAACCTGGAAAGAGGGCAACGACGTCGTGGTCAACGTGACCTACGAGACGCTGCCTGCGATCCCCGAGGTCGACCTGACCGCGCTGTCGCTGGAAAAGCTGACCGTGCCCGCCGAAGACGCGGCCGTCACCGAAGCGCTGGAGAACCTGGCCAAGTCGTCGCAGTCCTTCGAGGACCGCAAGAAAGGTTCCAAGGCCAAGGACGGTGACCAGGTCACCATCGACTTCAAGGGTTTCGTCGACGGCGAGGCCTTCGAGGGCGGCGCGGCCGAGGACTATCCGCTGGTCCTGGGTTCGAACAGCTTCATCCCCGGCTTCGAGGACCAGCTGGTCGGCGTGAAGGCCGGTGACGAGGTCAAGGTCGAGGTGAAGTTCCCTGAGGAATACGGCGCACCGCATCTGGCCGGCAAGGACGCCACCTTCGAATGCACGGTCAAGGCGGTCAAGGCCCCGAAAGAGGCCGAGATCGACGACGAGCTGGCCAAGAAGTTCGGCGCCGACGACCTGGACGGTCTGAAGAAGCAGATCACCGAGCGTCTGGAGGCCGAGTATGCCGGCGCCGCCCGCGCCATCATGAAGCGTTCGCTGCTGGACCAGTTGGATGCGGCGGTCAAGTTCGACCTGCCCAAGTCGCTGGTCGAGGCCGAGGCCGCCCAGATCGCGCACCAGCTGTGGCACGAGGAGAACCCCGAGGTTCAGGGCCACAACCACGATGCCATCGAGCCGACCGAAGAGCACAAGACCCTGGCCGAGCGCCGCGTGCGTCTTGGCCTGCTGCTGGCCGAGATCGGCCAGAAGGCCGAGGTCACCGTGACCGACCAGGAGATGACCCAGGCCGTGCTGCGCGCCGCCCGTCAGTATCCGGGCCAGGAGCGTCAGTTCTTCGAGTTCATCCAGCAGAACCAGGCCGCCCAGCAGCAGCTGCGCGCGCCGATCTTCGAGGACAAGGTCGTCGACCTGATCGCCGAAAAGGCCAAGGTCGAAGAGAAGACCGTGACCAAGGCAGAGCTGGAAAAGGCCGTCGAGGCGCTGGACGAGCTGTGA
- the selD gene encoding selenide, water dikinase SelD produces MTATDMQEPRLTSLAHGGGCGCKIAPGVLSNLLRGSAALPVPPELLVGIETSDDAAVYKLNDRQALVATTDFFMPVVDDPHDFGRIAATNAISDVYAMGATPILALAVVGMPINAISHATIAAILDGGASICREAGIPIAGGHTIDSVEPIYGLVALGLIDPALLKRNAEAQPGDLLVLGKPLGVGVMSAALKKGQLDDQGYARMIEVTTKLNRPGPDLAAIEGVHAMTDVTGFGLGGHGLEMARGSGCDLMIDWSAVPRLPGIDALIAAGHVTGASGRNWASYGEGVALPQGFGDAERALLTDPQTSGGLMVACAPDALEAVQAAFARHGFADAAVIGEVGPRSDAPRVILR; encoded by the coding sequence ATGACCGCCACCGACATGCAAGAACCGCGCCTGACATCCCTGGCCCATGGCGGCGGCTGCGGCTGCAAGATCGCGCCGGGCGTCCTGTCGAACCTGCTGCGGGGCAGCGCCGCCCTGCCCGTCCCGCCCGAACTGCTGGTGGGGATCGAGACGTCGGACGATGCGGCCGTCTACAAGCTGAACGACCGGCAGGCGCTGGTGGCGACGACCGACTTCTTCATGCCCGTGGTGGACGATCCGCATGATTTCGGTCGCATCGCGGCGACCAACGCCATCAGCGACGTCTATGCGATGGGCGCGACACCCATCCTGGCGCTGGCGGTGGTGGGCATGCCGATCAACGCGATCTCTCATGCGACGATCGCGGCGATCCTGGATGGCGGCGCTTCGATCTGCCGCGAAGCGGGCATCCCCATCGCCGGCGGCCACACCATCGATTCGGTCGAGCCGATCTATGGCCTCGTGGCCTTGGGCCTGATCGACCCTGCCCTTCTGAAGCGCAATGCCGAGGCACAGCCGGGCGACCTGTTGGTGCTGGGCAAGCCACTGGGTGTCGGGGTCATGTCGGCGGCGCTGAAGAAGGGTCAACTGGATGACCAGGGCTATGCCCGCATGATCGAGGTCACGACCAAGCTGAACCGCCCCGGCCCGGACCTTGCCGCCATCGAGGGCGTGCATGCGATGACCGATGTCACCGGCTTTGGTCTGGGCGGCCACGGGTTGGAGATGGCGCGCGGATCGGGCTGCGATCTGATGATCGACTGGTCCGCCGTGCCGCGCCTGCCGGGCATCGACGCGCTGATCGCTGCGGGCCATGTCACGGGCGCCTCGGGCCGCAACTGGGCCAGCTACGGCGAGGGCGTGGCCCTGCCGCAGGGCTTCGGCGATGCCGAACGCGCGCTGCTGACCGATCCGCAGACCAGCGGCGGGCTGATGGTCGCCTGCGCGCCGGACGCGCTGGAGGCGGTGCAGGCGGCCTTTGCGCGCCACGGTTTCGCGGATGCCGCCGTCATCGGCGAGGTCGGCCCGCGCAGCGACGCGCCCCGCGTCATTCTGCGCTAA
- a CDS encoding phosphatase PAP2 family protein, producing the protein MRAAIVGLTCMLAVPAGADGLERFGTTMKYALPLAAAVCAADQDRLEDFAVRGALQAAVVLGLKAVFDGSPLGTRPTGEGRGFPSGHSAAVGFGAADLAGKCWEDDPALGAAAYGAAGLTAFSRVQAGEHTADQALAGALIGISFGAASFGIGSEGAAISVGLRF; encoded by the coding sequence ATGCGCGCGGCAATTGTCGGGCTGACCTGCATGCTGGCCGTGCCTGCGGGTGCTGACGGGCTGGAACGGTTCGGGACCACGATGAAATATGCGCTGCCGCTGGCGGCCGCCGTCTGCGCGGCCGATCAGGATCGGCTGGAAGATTTCGCCGTGCGCGGTGCCCTGCAGGCGGCAGTGGTGCTGGGCCTCAAGGCGGTGTTCGACGGATCGCCCCTGGGCACCCGTCCGACCGGAGAGGGGCGGGGCTTCCCGTCGGGACATTCCGCCGCCGTCGGGTTCGGGGCCGCGGATCTGGCCGGCAAGTGCTGGGAGGACGATCCCGCTTTGGGCGCCGCCGCCTATGGCGCCGCAGGGCTGACCGCTTTCAGCCGCGTGCAGGCAGGCGAACATACGGCCGATCAGGCGCTGGCCGGTGCGCTGATCGGGATCAGCTTCGGCGCGGCCAGTTTTGGCATCGGCTCCGAAGGGGCCGCGATCAGCGTCGGCCTGCGCTTTTAG
- a CDS encoding c-type cytochrome produces the protein MRAVMMAGAAGLALAGLVAACAPEAQPTGAARDYADYCASCHGPGGRGNGPAAVGMVPAPADLTMLAAQDGGVFPKTRVMGQLVGYTMGRSESHMPIFEVLREGPVVMYDDGSGQRLATPARLVALADYLQTLQR, from the coding sequence ATGCGGGCAGTGATGATGGCAGGGGCGGCGGGATTGGCGCTGGCGGGGCTGGTCGCCGCCTGCGCGCCCGAGGCGCAACCGACGGGCGCGGCGCGCGATTACGCGGATTACTGTGCAAGCTGTCACGGGCCGGGCGGGCGGGGCAACGGGCCCGCCGCCGTGGGCATGGTGCCCGCACCCGCAGACCTGACCATGCTGGCCGCACAGGATGGGGGCGTCTTCCCCAAGACCCGCGTGATGGGCCAGCTGGTCGGATACACGATGGGGCGCAGCGAATCGCACATGCCGATCTTTGAGGTCCTGCGCGAGGGGCCGGTCGTCATGTATGACGATGGCTCGGGCCAGCGCCTCGCCACGCCGGCGCGGTTGGTCGCGCTGGCGGATTACCTCCAGACCCTGCAGCGCTAA
- a CDS encoding ABC transporter ATP-binding protein translates to MSDVLRLEGVGKTYAKDGPAPVTVLDGLDLTVARGEVVALVAPSGAGKSTLLHIAGLLDTPDAGRVWLAGRDMTGLPDRARTEARRQELGFVYQFHHLLPEFSAAENIVLPQLANGTAPRDAQARAADLLNRVGLAHRADHRPAQMSGGEQQRVAFCRALANQPALLLADEPTGNLDPETSDRVFDVLMGLVRDTGLSALIATHNHALAARMDRVVRLTAA, encoded by the coding sequence ATGAGTGACGTGTTGCGGCTGGAAGGCGTGGGCAAGACCTATGCCAAGGACGGTCCCGCACCGGTGACGGTGCTGGACGGCCTGGACCTGACCGTCGCGCGCGGAGAGGTCGTGGCGCTGGTCGCCCCGTCGGGGGCCGGGAAATCGACGTTGCTGCATATCGCGGGGCTGTTGGACACACCCGATGCGGGACGCGTCTGGCTGGCCGGGCGCGACATGACCGGCCTGCCGGACCGCGCGCGGACCGAGGCGCGGCGGCAGGAGCTGGGCTTCGTCTATCAGTTCCACCACCTGCTGCCCGAATTCAGCGCGGCCGAGAACATCGTCCTGCCGCAGCTTGCCAATGGCACAGCCCCCCGTGACGCGCAGGCCCGGGCCGCCGACCTGCTGAACCGCGTCGGCCTGGCGCATCGCGCGGATCACCGCCCCGCGCAGATGTCGGGCGGAGAGCAGCAGCGCGTGGCCTTTTGCCGGGCGCTGGCGAACCAGCCCGCGTTGCTGCTGGCAGACGAACCCACGGGCAACCTAGACCCCGAGACGTCGGACAGGGTCTTTGACGTGCTGATGGGTCTGGTGCGCGATACCGGCCTGTCGGCGCTGATCGCCACGCACAACCATGCCCTGGCCGCACGGATGGACCGTGTGGTGCGCCTGACCGCCGCCTGA